In Bradyrhizobium guangdongense, the sequence GGCGTTCGGCACTGCCTACCTCGTCACCGACCCCGCGGAGAAAGAACGCGCGGTGATCGCGATGGTCGATCGCTTCTTCCCGGCTCGCACAGCCACCCTGCGGGCGAGCAACACCCAGGAAATCAAGGCGACCTCGTTCATCGCGATGGAGATCGAGGAGGCCTCCGCAAAAATCCGCGCCAAGGGTGTCGCCGACGACGATGAGGATTACGAGTTGCCGATTTACGCCGAGCGCATTCCGGTCCGCACCGTCCTCGGCGCGCCGGAGCCGTGTCCGCGGCTGCTCGACGGCGTAAGCCGGCCGGCGACGCTGAATGGCTACTCGGAGGGCCGACTGCTCGAAGATGCATTGCGGGATGCTTATTTTGTGGAGTACCCGAACGGCTGAAATCGGTTAGCTTGCGGGCACCCTGATCATTTGGATGCCTGGAGTTGCCCGATGAATGCCGATACGCAACAGAGGATTCTTGACGCCGTCGATGCCGGCTTCGAAGCCCAGCTTGCGACCACCCGCGATTTCGTCGCGATTCCCTCGACCCGTGGCGCCGAGGGACCCTGCCAGGACATGATCGGCGACCTCCTGCGCGCGCGCGGTTACGAGGTCGACGACTGGCACATCAATGTTGACGATTTGAGGGAGCTGCGCGGCTTTGGGCCGATCGAGCATGATTTCTCCAAGGCGCGCACCGTGGTCGGCACCTATCGTCCGGCGACTGAAGCCGGCAAATCGCTGATCCTCCAGGGCCACTGCGACGTGGTGCCGGCAGGTCCCCTGGAATTGTGGGACACGCCGCCATTCTCGCCCGTCATCAAGGACGGAAAGATGTTCGGCCGCGGCGCCTGCGACATGAAGTCGGGCACCATTGGTGCGCTCTATGCAGTTGATGCGATCAAGGCCGCTGGCCTCAAGCCGACCGCGCGGATTCACTTCCAGTCGGTGATCGAGGAGGAGAGCACCGGCGTCGGCGCGCTCTCGACGCTGCAGCGCGGTTACAGGGCCGATGCCTGCTTCATCCCCGAGCCGACCTCCGGCAAGATGGTGCGCTCGCAGGTCGGCGTGATCTGGTTTCGGCTGCGCGTGAAGGGCCACCCGACTCATGTCGCCTTTGCCGGCTCGGGCTCCAATGCGATCATGGCGGCTTATCATCTCGTTCACGCGTTGCAGAAACTCGAGATCGAGTGGAACGAGCGTGCCAAGGCCGACCGTCACTTCAAGACGCTCAACCATCCCATCAACTTCAACCCCGGCATCATCAAGGGCGGCGACTGGGCCTCCAGCGTGCCGGCCTGGTGCGACGTCGACTGCCGTATCGCCATCCTGCCGGGCTGGTCCGTCGCCGATCACCAGAAGGAGATTTTGGCCTGCGTTGCAGCCGCCTCGCGCGACCACCGCTTCCTCGCCAACAATCCGCCCGAGGTCCAGTGGTCTGGCTTCCTGTCGGAAGGTTATGAACTGACCGACGCCGCCGCGCCGGAAGCTGCATTCGGCAAGGCTTTCAACAAGGTCTATGGCGGCGCGGTCGAGGATCTGGTCTTCACCGCGCTCACCGACACCCGCTTCTACGGTCTCAACCACGGCATTCCCAGCCTGTGCTTCGGCGCCAGCGGCGGCGAGATGCACGGCTTCAACGAGTTCGTCGATCTGGAGTCGCTGAAGAAGACTACCAAGGCAATGGCGCTGTTCATCGCGGAATGGTGCGGGGTGGAGAAGATGTAGCGGCTGCTTCGAGCGGTGCTGTAGGAGGGGCAAAGGCGCTCTTGCGCCGTGCCCAGCCTTTTTCTCCGACATGGCCAAAATCGTGGGCACGCTTCGCTTTGCCCACCCTAAAAAGCCCGGTTGGAGCTACCGCCGCCTGAAACATGGCATCCAGATGCTTTAAGCTTAAAAGAAAGGCTAGGATGCCACCCTCGGCGGTGGCAGACTGCCGCCCGGTTCGCCAGACGAGTCCTCGGGAGTCACCATGCGCGATTGGGATGATGCTTACGCCAATTCGGCCCATATCCCGGGCTCGGACAAGATGCCGGCGCAATGGGCGGAGCGGGCGGCGGCCTACCGTGCCGCTCTGAAGGGGTTTCGTGCGGACATCGCCTACGGCTCCGGGGAGCGTCAACGCTTCGATCTCGTGCTGCCCGAGGGCGACAGCAAGGGCCTCGTCGTGTTCGTGCACGGGGGCTACTGGATGCGCTTCGACAAATCGACCTGGACGGATATCGCCGAAGGCGCGCGTCGCCACGGATGGACGGTTTGCTTGCCGAGTTACACGCTGACGCCGGCTGCACGCATCCCTGATATCACCGCGGAAATATCATCCGCGATCGCGAAAGCGGCCTCGCTTGTCGCGGGACCGATCCGGCTCGCCGGGCATTCCGCCGGCGGTCATCTCGTCACGCGCATGCTGTGCGACGACAGCGGGCTCGAACCTTCCGTATTCAACCGCATTGCGGGTACGCTTTCGATCAGCGGTCTGCACGATCTGCGACCGCTGCTCAAGACGAAGATGAATGAGACGCTGCGGATGACCATGGAGGAGGCGAGCCTCGAAAGCGCGGCCTTGCATCTGCCGCGCGGGCATTCGCCGGTCACCGCCTGGGTCGGCGGCAGCGAGCGGCCGGAATTCATCCGCCAGTCCGATCTGCTGGCTAATGTCTGGACCAGTTTTGATGTGCCCACGCGCCTCGTCGTCGATCCCGGCCTCAACCATTTCACCGTGATCGACGGGCTGAAGGATCCGTCGTCGCCGATCACTGCGCGCCTGATCGGCCTCGATTGAGCCGGGGCAGGGATGATCGATCGGGAGGGACTGCTATGACGTCCAGCGATTACGATCCCACCAGCGAAGGCGCCGAGACCGATTTTTCCCGGCGCATGTCCTATGGCGACTATTTGGCACTCGATGCGATTCTCGGCGCGCAGCATCCATTGTCGGAAGCGCATGACGAGATGCTGTTCATCATCCAGCATCAGACCACCGAACTCTGGATGCGCCTTGCCATCCACGAGCTCAGCGCCGCGCGGCGCGCCATTGCCAAAGACGAGGTGCAGCCCGCGATGAAAATGCTGGCGCGCATGTCGCGCATCTTCGAGCAGCTCAATAATGCCTGGGACGTGCTGCGCACGATGACGCCGAGCGAATATACGCGCTTCCGCTCCCAGCTCGGTCAATCTTCCGGATTTCAGTCGCGTCAATACCGGCTGAATGAATATCTGCTCGGCAACCGCAATCACGCCATGCTGAAGCCGCACGCGCACGACGTGGAAACGACCAGGCTGCTCGAAGCCGAGCTCGCGACCCCGAGTCTCTATGACGAGGTGCTGCGGCTCGCCGATCGCCACGGGCTGACGATGCCGGCGGCGGTGCTGGCGCGCGACGTCCGCGAGACCCACAGCTTCAGTGAAGGCGTGCTGCAAGCCTGGCGGATCGTCTACGAGGCGCCGGAGACGCACTGGATGCTGTACGAGCTCGCCGAGAAGCTGGTCGATTTCGAGGATTACTTCCGGCGCTGGCGCTTCAACCACGTGACGACGGTTGAACGCGTCATTGGCTTCAAGCGCGGCACCGGCGGGACCGGCGGTGTCAGCTACCTCAAGCGCATGCTGGAGGTCGAGCTGTTCCCCGAACTCTGGCGCGTCCGTACCATTCTGTAGAATTGCTCATGACCAGATATCGCGTCTACGACGACACCAAAGCGCTATTTCATCTCCCCGAGGGGGTGATCTATCTCGACGGCAATTCGCTCGGCGCGCTGCCGCTGGGCGTTGCCGAGCGGGTTGGCCGTGTCATCACGACCGAGTGGGGCAACGAACTGATCCGCGCCTGGAACAGTGCGGGCTGGTATGCCCAGCCGCGCCACGTCGGCGATCGCATCGCGCGCCTGATCGGCGCCGAACCCGGCTCCGTGATGGTCGGCGACACGCTGTCGCTCAAGGTCTATCAGGCGCTCGCCGCAGCGCTCGATATGAACGCCTCGCGCAAGGTCGTTTTGTCCGACACCGGCAATTTCCCAACCGACCTTTACATGGCCGAGGGCCTGATCGCGACGCTCGAGCGCGGGCATCAATTGCGCCTAGTGGCGCCGGAGGAGATCGAGTCCGCGCTGTCGGAAGAGATTGCGGTGCTCTACGTCACCCAGGTCGACTACCGCACCGGCCGCCGCCACGACATGGCGAAGTTGACTGGGAAGGCCCATGCGCTCGGCATCGTCACAGTTTGGGATCTCGCCCATTCGGCCGGCGCGCTATCGGTTGATCTCGCCGGCTGTGGCGTCGATTTCGCCGCCGGCTGCACCTACAAATATCTCAACGCCGGCCCGGGCGCGCCGGCCTTCCTCTACGTCTCACCGCGCCATGCCGACGACGCGCGCGCTGCATTGTCCGGATGGATGGGCCATGCAAAGCCCTTCGCCTTCGAGCTTGCCTATGCGGCCGCCGGCGGCGTCGAGCGCATGCGCGTCGGCACGCCGCCGGTGCTGGCGATGGCAGCGCTGGAGGCATCGCTCGATATCTGGGATCGCGTCGACATCAATGAAGTCCGCACCCGCTCGCTGGCGCTTGGCGATCTGCTGATTGCGGAGGTTGAGCGTCGTTGCCGGTCGTTGAGGCTGGTGACCCCGCGTGCGCACGAACGTCGCGGCTCCCAGGTCTCCTTCGCCTTCGAGGGCGGTTACGCCGCCATGCAGGCGCTCATCGCCCGCGGCGTGATCGGCGATTTCCGCGCGCCTGATATCATGAGGTTCGGAATCACGCCGCTGTATATCGGTGAAAGCGAGATTGTTCGTGCCGCCGAGATCATCGAGGAGGTGATCGTGGGCGAGGTATGGCGCCGGCCGGAATATCAGATTGTGAATGCGGTGACGTGAGCAGGCGGCCTATCCAGCCGTCATTGCGAGGAGCTGTTGCGACGAAGCAATCTAGAGTCTCTCTGCGGAGGACTCTGGATTGCTTCGCTTCGCTCGCAATGACGGGTGGAGTGCAGGGCGCCCAATTCACGGTAACCATTATCTCGGACATCATTGCTTTGCCGCGCGAAGCCATTCACGCTGGGCCAACAAGGAATTGGGAGGACATCTGATGACGCCGCTCGAGAAACTTAAAGCGATGAAGATGCCGTTCGCCGAGCTCAAGGGCGTCGAGTTCATCGAGGCCGGGAAGGACCGCGTCGTCGCGCGGATGAGGGTCAGGCCCGATCTCTGCACCCTCAATCACACCATCCACGGCGGCGCGGTGATGGCGCTTGCGGATTCCGTCGGAGCTGCGGCGACCGTGATCAACCTGCCGGAGGACGCCAAGGGCACGACTACGCTCGAGAGCAAAACCAATTTCATCGGTGCGGCCAAGGAGGGAAACACCGTCATCGCGACCGCCACCCCGGTCCACCGCGGCCGCCGAACCCAGGTCTGGACCACCCGGCTTGAGACCGAGGACGGCAAGCTGGTCGCTATGGTGACCCAGACGCAGCTGGTCCTGTAAGACTACGGGGCCTTGATTTTGTTAACGAATTAGTCGTCTGCGCTGCCTCAAACTTGAGCGGGTTCCCATCTTGAAATTCTTGCTGCGACGCACAATATTGGAGGCCTAGGGATTCGAACGCCTCCTCGAGGGACACCAAGAGGAGTTTTGACGTGGTACTTGAAGACACCGTCCGCACCGCCCCGGGCTATGTGCGGACCCTGATCCAGCAGGAAGAATTGCCGCTGCTGCGCGATCACCTGCTCAGACTAGATGCCGAAAGCCGGCATGATCGTTTCAACGGGTTTCTCGACGATAGTTTCATCGAGCGTTACGCAGCCCGCTGCGCCGAGGACGGCACTGTGATCGTCGCCTACATCGTCGACGGCGTGGTCCGCGGTGCGGCTGAGCTGCATCCGCCGGAGGGCGATTCGCTGCCCGAAGTAGCTTTTAGCGTAGAGGCCTCCTCGCGGCGTCAGAACGTCGGCACGGTGCTGTTCAGCCGCCTGATCGCCGAAGCACGCTGGAAGGGCTACAAGAGCCTGCGCATCACCACGGGCGCGGAGAATCATGCCATGCGCGCGCTCGCCAGGAAGTTTGGCGCCCATCTGCAATTCCGCCATGGCGAATCCACCGGCACAATCGATCTTACCAAGACCGCCGAGGACGAGCTTGCCGATCTCGCCGCCGCGCCGTTCAAGGCTGGTCGCGCGCTTCTCAGCTTCAACTCCACCTGCTGGAAGTTGATCTCCAGCATGTACGGCAATCGCGCGGCTTGATCCCAAAGACTGAATCAAAAAGCGGACCGGCGCGAGGCCGGTCCGCATTTTGTTGATCCAAAGGAATGAGTGTTCAGGTTCCGGTGCGCTTGTCGTTGCCGAAGCGGCGGACGACACGGCGTTCGACCACGACCGAGCGCTGCGCACCCTGTTCGCCGGCGATCACGCGCGTGGCAGTGATGCGGCTGTTGGTGCGAGCCTGCTTCTTGACCTCGGCCTGAACGACGTCGAGCGGCATCCCCATCAGCGCGGCAGCGATCTCGGCCTGCTGCTCCTGGTCGTCGGTGATGCCGACGGCGGCGAAGATCGCCTCGTCCAGGGTGGGCGGATCATGGCGGACCCGCCGCGTGCCATATTTGGTATTCCAGTCTGCGCTCATAACGGCCTCGTTTTGATGCCGGGATACCTAGTGCTCCAAATGTTGCATTGCAATATGAAATTGGTGTGGCATCTCAGCTATGCACCGGTCAGGTGTCATGGCGGTGACGCGGCACCTCCACCGGCCTCACCCCGTTGCTGCGGCCAACGCTTCAGCGCCGCATGTCCCGCCTCGGTCAGCCCGTAGATGCCCCGGTCGGCACGCGCGAACCAGCCATACACATTGTTAAGCAAGATCTTGCCGGCGTCGGGACAGCGTTGGCGCAAATCGCGCACGCGCCGCGGACCGGCGGCGAGTTCTGATGCGCAGGCCAGCGCCTGCTGCCGGTAGGCCGTCATGATCGGTGCGCGGGTGCTGCCGCCGAGCACGGGATCGCCTTGGCGGCGCTGATGCTCGGCCACGAGCCGCGAGCGCGTTTTCGGCTCGCGGCGGGGAGCGGCCGTTGGCGGCTTCACCAGCACCTCGACCTGGCCGTTGTCGGTTACGCCGAGCATACCGAAGCCGAGTCGGCGGCAGAGATTGCGATATCGCGCATCGCTCTCGCGTCCCTTGCCGCGCGCCGATATTTTTGCCGCGATCCAGATCTCGTCGCCCGCCGGCGCGCGATCGACCGCTTGCAGGATCAGTTCGAGATTGAAGGCGAGCTTGAGCTCGCCGATGACGACCACGGGTGGATCGCCGGCGCTCAGGCCGACGAGATCGCAGCCACGAATCTCGCCCTTCACGTCGAAGCCGAGGCCTTCGAGGAATCGTTTGACGGGGAGATAGAGAGCGGTTTCCACGGCGAGTGTCCGATCGGAGAATCAGTTGCGGGCAGTCTAGCCCGGATTGGACTCGGGGCTGATCGCATTTGCCCGCACGCGGCCAAGCCAGCTATATCTCCGCGTGGGGAACAGGGCGCTTGCGGCGATGACGATCAGGAACGGGCTTTATCATATCCGGATTGAGTTCCTGGATAGCGTCCAGGGCGGCAATCAGGGTGTCATGGTGCTGCGCGATGGCACCATGCGCGGCGGCGATTCCTTTTTCTTCGCCCACGGCAGCTACACGTCCGCCGATGGCAAGTGGAAGGGCGAGCTGACCAATGAGGAGCATTCGCCCTCGTTCGACGAGCGCCCGGTGTGGGGCCGCAAGGTCGTGACCATCGGCTTCAGCGGCACCTACACCGATGAGACCGCCTATGGCGAGGGCATTGCGCTCGCCGGCAAGCAGAGCATCCGCTTCAAGGGCAATTTGCGCCTGCTTGTGCCGGATTGATCACACCCGTCCGCTCACCGGAATCAGCGCACCGGTGACGCCGCTCGCGGCGTCGCTGACGAGGAACAGGATGACCTCGGCGAGCTCCTGCGGCGTCACCCATTTGGAGAAGTCGGCTTTCGGCATGTCGGCGCGGTTGGCCTTGGTGTCGATGATCGACGGCAGCACGGCGTTGACGGTGACCTTGCCCTTCCACTCGTTGGCGAGCGCCTCGGTGAGACGGTGCACGCCGGCTTTCGATGCCGCGTAAGGACCCATGCCGGACCCGGCCTGGAGCGCGCCCATCGCGCCGATATTGACGATGCGGCCTGCCTTCGACGCAGCAAGATGCGGCAATGCCGCGTGCGCGGTGTTGAGGGCGGTCAGTACGTTCAGCGCGTGCATGCGCTGCCACGTCGTGATGTCGCCGTCAGCAATGGTCTCGAAGGCAAAGCCGCCGGCGATGTTGACCACGGCATCGAGCCTGCCGAAATGCTTCACGGCGGCCTCGACCGCCGTCTTGGCTTGCACCGCAGCCGACAGGTCGACGCCTCCGATCTCGATCCGCTCGGCCGTCGCCGGCGTTTGAGAGGGGGCGTGATCGATGCCGGCGATGCGCGCGCCACGCGCCAGCGCGGCGTCGGAGACCACCTTGCCGAGCGCGCCGAGCGCACCGGTCACGATCAGAACCTTGCCTTGCATCATCGATCTCCTGAGCGGCGCGACCGCCTACGATTGCAGATAACGTTCCCTTAGCGCGGAGCGCTCCGCCGGCCCAAGCTTGAGGCCATCGCGCAAATAGGTTTCGACATCGCCATAGTCGCGGCTGACGGCATCAAAGGCGGCATCGAGAAACGATGCCTCGACCGAGCCGATGGCGTCGAGCACGTCGGCGGGCAGATCGGAGACGCTCGAGACGTCGCGCTTGTAGTGGCTGTTGGTCAGCAGATAATCTTCCGCAATCACGTCATCGGGTACGCCCAGCGCATGCAGGATCAGGGCGCTGGCAAAACCGGTGCGGTCCTTGCCGGCGGTGCAGTGAATCACGAGCGGCGCGCGGTCTTCCAGGAGATGGCCGAACAGCGCGCGAAAGCTGTGCGTGTTGTGGCGGACGTAGTTGCGGTAGGACTCGCGCATGAGCTCGAGCGCGACCGGTCCGGTCAGCGCGCCCCTGGCGAGTTCGGCGCGCAGCGCGGCAATAACCGTCGGCTCGATCGGCAGCGAATACACGGTGATCTCGCTCACGGCGCAGATGCCGGTCGCACGCTCCTCGACCCCGCGGAAGTCGAATGCGCTTCGGACGCCGAGCGCGCGGACGATCTCGACGTCCGCCGCGGTGAGCTGGCCGAGATGGTTGGAGCGGAAGATGTGGCGCCAGCGCGTGGTACGGCCGTCATGTGTGACGTAGCCGCCGAGATCGCGAAAGTTGCTGGCGCCTTGCAGAGCGAGGTGGCGGGCAGGGGAGTCGTTCAGGGAAGAGTCTTGCATGGGCTCAGCTTGGGTTATGGTTCCGCTAGACGCACGGAGGGCATCCTTCAAGTCTATTACAGGGGGCGAGCATGGACGGGCACAAGGCCATTCTTTTGGGGATCGCAATGCTGGCTGGGATGACCGGTGCACGGCAGGCCGATGCGCAGACATTCCGGAACTACCATTGTGCTGATGGTACGCAGTTCATCGTGGGATTTTATGACTACGACAACCGCGCCTTCCTCCAGATCGACGGCGGGCCGGTGA encodes:
- a CDS encoding pyridoxamine 5'-phosphate oxidase family protein — encoded protein: MSQTENQTVYPTSARNQVKRRHDRGFYDHATVHRILDSSMLCHVSYVIDGQPYCTPTFFWREGTRLYWHGSSASRMLRSQTKGERVCLTVAHLDSLVLARCGFNHSADYRAVMAFGTAYLVTDPAEKERAVIAMVDRFFPARTATLRASNTQEIKATSFIAMEIEEASAKIRAKGVADDDEDYELPIYAERIPVRTVLGAPEPCPRLLDGVSRPATLNGYSEGRLLEDALRDAYFVEYPNG
- a CDS encoding ArgE/DapE family deacylase, whose amino-acid sequence is MNADTQQRILDAVDAGFEAQLATTRDFVAIPSTRGAEGPCQDMIGDLLRARGYEVDDWHINVDDLRELRGFGPIEHDFSKARTVVGTYRPATEAGKSLILQGHCDVVPAGPLELWDTPPFSPVIKDGKMFGRGACDMKSGTIGALYAVDAIKAAGLKPTARIHFQSVIEEESTGVGALSTLQRGYRADACFIPEPTSGKMVRSQVGVIWFRLRVKGHPTHVAFAGSGSNAIMAAYHLVHALQKLEIEWNERAKADRHFKTLNHPINFNPGIIKGGDWASSVPAWCDVDCRIAILPGWSVADHQKEILACVAAASRDHRFLANNPPEVQWSGFLSEGYELTDAAAPEAAFGKAFNKVYGGAVEDLVFTALTDTRFYGLNHGIPSLCFGASGGEMHGFNEFVDLESLKKTTKAMALFIAEWCGVEKM
- a CDS encoding alpha/beta hydrolase, producing the protein MRDWDDAYANSAHIPGSDKMPAQWAERAAAYRAALKGFRADIAYGSGERQRFDLVLPEGDSKGLVVFVHGGYWMRFDKSTWTDIAEGARRHGWTVCLPSYTLTPAARIPDITAEISSAIAKAASLVAGPIRLAGHSAGGHLVTRMLCDDSGLEPSVFNRIAGTLSISGLHDLRPLLKTKMNETLRMTMEEASLESAALHLPRGHSPVTAWVGGSERPEFIRQSDLLANVWTSFDVPTRLVVDPGLNHFTVIDGLKDPSSPITARLIGLD
- the kynA gene encoding tryptophan 2,3-dioxygenase — encoded protein: MTSSDYDPTSEGAETDFSRRMSYGDYLALDAILGAQHPLSEAHDEMLFIIQHQTTELWMRLAIHELSAARRAIAKDEVQPAMKMLARMSRIFEQLNNAWDVLRTMTPSEYTRFRSQLGQSSGFQSRQYRLNEYLLGNRNHAMLKPHAHDVETTRLLEAELATPSLYDEVLRLADRHGLTMPAAVLARDVRETHSFSEGVLQAWRIVYEAPETHWMLYELAEKLVDFEDYFRRWRFNHVTTVERVIGFKRGTGGTGGVSYLKRMLEVELFPELWRVRTIL
- the kynU gene encoding kynureninase, coding for MTRYRVYDDTKALFHLPEGVIYLDGNSLGALPLGVAERVGRVITTEWGNELIRAWNSAGWYAQPRHVGDRIARLIGAEPGSVMVGDTLSLKVYQALAAALDMNASRKVVLSDTGNFPTDLYMAEGLIATLERGHQLRLVAPEEIESALSEEIAVLYVTQVDYRTGRRHDMAKLTGKAHALGIVTVWDLAHSAGALSVDLAGCGVDFAAGCTYKYLNAGPGAPAFLYVSPRHADDARAALSGWMGHAKPFAFELAYAAAGGVERMRVGTPPVLAMAALEASLDIWDRVDINEVRTRSLALGDLLIAEVERRCRSLRLVTPRAHERRGSQVSFAFEGGYAAMQALIARGVIGDFRAPDIMRFGITPLYIGESEIVRAAEIIEEVIVGEVWRRPEYQIVNAVT
- a CDS encoding PaaI family thioesterase → MTPLEKLKAMKMPFAELKGVEFIEAGKDRVVARMRVRPDLCTLNHTIHGGAVMALADSVGAAATVINLPEDAKGTTTLESKTNFIGAAKEGNTVIATATPVHRGRRTQVWTTRLETEDGKLVAMVTQTQLVL
- a CDS encoding GNAT family N-acetyltransferase, with amino-acid sequence MVLEDTVRTAPGYVRTLIQQEELPLLRDHLLRLDAESRHDRFNGFLDDSFIERYAARCAEDGTVIVAYIVDGVVRGAAELHPPEGDSLPEVAFSVEASSRRQNVGTVLFSRLIAEARWKGYKSLRITTGAENHAMRALARKFGAHLQFRHGESTGTIDLTKTAEDELADLAAAPFKAGRALLSFNSTCWKLISSMYGNRAA
- a CDS encoding DUF2161 domain-containing phosphodiesterase, giving the protein METALYLPVKRFLEGLGFDVKGEIRGCDLVGLSAGDPPVVVIGELKLAFNLELILQAVDRAPAGDEIWIAAKISARGKGRESDARYRNLCRRLGFGMLGVTDNGQVEVLVKPPTAAPRREPKTRSRLVAEHQRRQGDPVLGGSTRAPIMTAYRQQALACASELAAGPRRVRDLRQRCPDAGKILLNNVYGWFARADRGIYGLTEAGHAALKRWPQQRGEAGGGAASPP
- a CDS encoding GrlR family regulatory protein gives rise to the protein MTIRNGLYHIRIEFLDSVQGGNQGVMVLRDGTMRGGDSFFFAHGSYTSADGKWKGELTNEEHSPSFDERPVWGRKVVTIGFSGTYTDETAYGEGIALAGKQSIRFKGNLRLLVPD
- a CDS encoding SDR family oxidoreductase, yielding MQGKVLIVTGALGALGKVVSDAALARGARIAGIDHAPSQTPATAERIEIGGVDLSAAVQAKTAVEAAVKHFGRLDAVVNIAGGFAFETIADGDITTWQRMHALNVLTALNTAHAALPHLAASKAGRIVNIGAMGALQAGSGMGPYAASKAGVHRLTEALANEWKGKVTVNAVLPSIIDTKANRADMPKADFSKWVTPQELAEVILFLVSDAASGVTGALIPVSGRV
- a CDS encoding tyrosine-protein phosphatase; this translates as MNDSPARHLALQGASNFRDLGGYVTHDGRTTRWRHIFRSNHLGQLTAADVEIVRALGVRSAFDFRGVEERATGICAVSEITVYSLPIEPTVIAALRAELARGALTGPVALELMRESYRNYVRHNTHSFRALFGHLLEDRAPLVIHCTAGKDRTGFASALILHALGVPDDVIAEDYLLTNSHYKRDVSSVSDLPADVLDAIGSVEASFLDAAFDAVSRDYGDVETYLRDGLKLGPAERSALRERYLQS
- a CDS encoding MliC family protein, with the protein product MDGHKAILLGIAMLAGMTGARQADAQTFRNYHCADGTQFIVGFYDYDNRAFLQIDGGPVTLAKRLTVSGTRYSGAGITLVIGKSGATTVKHLKRPVTACSVI